From the genome of Buchnera aphidicola (Muscaphis stroyani), one region includes:
- the metF gene encoding methylenetetrahydrofolate reductase, with the protein MKNYHKYHQDILNQKLENYQNIIQCSFEFFPPKNLIAEKRLWSSVNEISSLKPNFFSVTYGANSGERNKTHHFVKKINQITGVITAPHLTCIDTTSNQLRKIAKNYWDDGIKHIVALRGDTLNKNYQHKMYALDLVVLLKKIADFDISVAAYPELHPESKNIQSEIFYLKNKIDAGASRAITQFFFEIESYLRFRDACVKNGIQVDIIPGILPISNFQQIKRFSSITNVHIPKWIFKMFDGSENNLMTQKIIGSSIAIDIVKNLCHEGVKNFHFYTLNQSDMAYSICHILGLK; encoded by the coding sequence ATTAGAAAATTATCAGAATATTATTCAATGTTCTTTTGAATTTTTTCCTCCTAAAAATTTAATTGCAGAAAAAAGATTATGGTCTTCAGTAAATGAAATATCTTCTTTAAAACCAAATTTCTTTTCTGTCACTTATGGCGCTAATAGTGGAGAAAGAAACAAAACACATCATTTTGTAAAAAAAATTAATCAGATCACAGGAGTGATAACAGCGCCACATCTTACTTGTATTGATACTACTTCAAATCAACTAAGAAAAATAGCTAAGAATTATTGGGATGATGGTATTAAGCACATAGTGGCATTAAGAGGGGACACTCTAAATAAGAATTATCAACATAAGATGTATGCATTAGATCTAGTAGTTTTATTGAAAAAAATTGCTGATTTTGATATATCTGTTGCTGCTTATCCAGAATTACATCCAGAATCGAAAAATATTCAATCTGAAATATTTTATTTGAAGAATAAAATTGATGCGGGAGCAAGTAGAGCTATCACTCAATTTTTTTTTGAAATTGAGAGTTATTTGCGTTTTCGAGATGCTTGTGTTAAAAATGGAATACAAGTTGATATTATACCAGGTATTTTACCAATTTCTAATTTTCAGCAGATAAAGCGTTTTTCTAGTATAACTAACGTTCATATTCCAAAGTGGATATTTAAAATGTTTGATGGATCAGAAAATAATTTGATGACTCAAAAAATAATAGGTTCTAGTATAGCAATAGATATTGTAAAAAATTTATGTCATGAAGGAGTAAAAAATTTTCATTTTTATACTTTAAATCAATCTGATATGGCATATTCTATTTGTCATATTTTAGGGTTAAAATAA
- a CDS encoding argininosuccinate synthase produces MKLNKNSDKVVLAYSGGLDTSAIIPWLKENYKIEVIAFVADIGQSKEDLEGIEQKALQSGATSCYISDLKEEFIEHYVYPVLKTGALYESNYLLGTAMARPIIAKKQIEFALNIGAGSVCHGATGKGNDQIRFEMAYAALAPNLNVIAPWREWSLNSRESLLKYLKEKNIPTTATVEKIYSKDENCWHVSTEGGLLENPWNIAKEDCWSWTLDPKDASEDPEFVKLTLKKGCVVSINNEILNPLQCVLKLNKIGSNHGIGRIDIVENRVIGIKSRGCYETPGGTIIVKAIKAIEQLVLDRESFKWREQMGLEMSSVIYDGRWFSPIRKSIQAAADSLSSEINGEVVLKLYKGSVTAVQKKSPNSLYSEEYATFGKEEVYNQSDAAGFIRLFSLSSKMRAQNRLK; encoded by the coding sequence ATGAAATTAAATAAAAATAGCGATAAAGTAGTTTTAGCTTACTCAGGTGGTTTAGATACTTCAGCTATTATTCCTTGGTTGAAAGAAAATTATAAAATTGAAGTTATTGCTTTTGTAGCTGATATAGGTCAATCTAAAGAAGATTTAGAAGGGATTGAACAAAAAGCATTGCAATCTGGAGCCACGAGTTGTTACATTTCTGATTTAAAAGAAGAATTTATAGAGCATTATGTATATCCTGTTTTAAAAACTGGAGCGCTGTATGAAAGTAACTATTTATTGGGTACTGCAATGGCTCGACCTATTATTGCAAAAAAACAGATTGAGTTTGCATTAAACATCGGAGCTGGCTCAGTATGCCACGGAGCAACTGGAAAAGGAAATGATCAAATTCGATTTGAAATGGCTTATGCAGCATTGGCTCCGAATTTGAATGTCATTGCACCGTGGCGCGAATGGAGCTTAAATTCAAGGGAATCATTATTAAAATATTTAAAAGAAAAAAATATTCCTACTACCGCAACTGTAGAAAAAATATATAGTAAAGATGAAAACTGTTGGCATGTTTCGACAGAAGGAGGGTTGTTAGAAAATCCTTGGAACATTGCTAAAGAAGATTGTTGGTCTTGGACGTTAGATCCGAAAGATGCATCAGAAGATCCTGAATTTGTTAAATTAACGTTAAAAAAAGGTTGTGTAGTATCAATTAATAATGAAATATTAAATCCTTTGCAGTGTGTTTTAAAATTAAATAAGATTGGATCGAATCATGGAATAGGGCGAATTGATATCGTTGAAAATAGAGTAATTGGGATTAAATCTAGAGGATGCTATGAAACTCCAGGCGGTACTATTATTGTTAAAGCTATAAAAGCCATTGAACAATTAGTACTAGATCGTGAAAGTTTTAAATGGAGAGAACAAATGGGATTAGAAATGTCTTCCGTTATCTATGATGGACGTTGGTTTTCTCCAATACGAAAATCGATACAAGCGGCTGCTGATTCATTATCTTCAGAAATCAATGGAGAAGTAGTTCTGAAGCTTTATAAAGGTAGTGTTACTGCTGTTCAAAAAAAATCTCCTAATTCATTGTATTCTGAAGAATACGCTACTTTTGGGAAAGAAGAAGTTTATAATCAATCTGATGCAGCTGGTTTTATTCGTCTTTTTTCATTATCTTCTAAAATGCGAGCACAGAATAGATTAAAATAA
- the argH gene encoding argininosuccinate lyase, with product MTLWGGRFTTESNKFFKEFNSSLSFDYVLAKEDIFASIAWSKSLKENGILNQKEQNIIENALTSLLEDIQKNLKSILVSGSEDIHSWIETNLIQKIGILGKKLHTGRSRNDQITTDLKLWCKNQLSILLNSITKLQKIFVSIAESNHDVIMPGYTHLQRAQPITFSYWCLAYVEMLRRDSSRLKDIFKRLNISPLGSGAVSGTAWKIDRKKLALSMGFDSATRNSLDSVSDRDYVIELLSAASIGMIHLSRFSEDLIFFNSREADFIELSDSITSGSSLMPQKKNPDALELIRAKCGRVHGSLVSILIVLKALPLSYNKDMQEDKEGLFDSLKTWNDCLSMAGLVINNLTVNRVSCRKAAEKGYLNATEIADYLVQKGMPFREAHNISGQIVLRAIQEKKSLNDLELMIFQKYSQLIKKDIYKNITLESCLEKRSSQGGVAPSQVYLEIMKAKKRLNIL from the coding sequence ATGACTCTTTGGGGTGGACGATTCACAACTGAATCAAATAAATTTTTTAAAGAATTTAATTCTTCTTTGTCTTTTGACTATGTTTTAGCAAAAGAAGATATTTTTGCTTCTATTGCTTGGTCGAAATCTCTAAAAGAAAATGGGATTTTAAACCAAAAAGAACAAAATATAATAGAAAATGCGTTAACGTCGTTACTTGAAGATATTCAAAAAAATCTCAAAAGTATTCTTGTAAGTGGTTCAGAAGATATACATAGTTGGATAGAAACTAATTTAATTCAAAAAATAGGGATATTAGGTAAAAAGTTACATACTGGTCGAAGCCGAAATGATCAAATTACTACTGATTTAAAACTATGGTGCAAAAATCAGCTATCTATTTTGTTAAATAGCATTACTAAATTACAAAAAATTTTTGTATCTATCGCAGAATCTAATCATGATGTCATCATGCCAGGATACACTCATTTACAACGTGCTCAACCCATTACCTTTTCTTATTGGTGTTTAGCTTATGTTGAGATGTTAAGAAGAGATTCTAGCCGATTAAAAGATATCTTTAAAAGATTAAATATTAGTCCTTTAGGTTCGGGAGCGGTATCAGGCACTGCTTGGAAAATTGATCGAAAAAAACTTGCTTTATCAATGGGTTTTGATTCCGCAACTAGAAATAGTCTTGATAGCGTTTCAGATCGAGACTATGTTATTGAATTACTTTCAGCAGCTTCAATTGGAATGATTCATCTATCTCGTTTTTCTGAAGATTTAATTTTTTTTAATTCTAGAGAAGCTGATTTTATTGAATTATCTGATTCAATTACTTCTGGATCGTCGCTTATGCCTCAAAAAAAAAATCCAGATGCATTAGAACTAATTCGTGCAAAATGCGGTCGTGTTCATGGTTCCTTAGTTTCAATTTTAATTGTATTAAAAGCTCTTCCTTTATCATATAATAAAGACATGCAAGAAGATAAAGAAGGTCTTTTTGATTCTTTAAAAACATGGAACGATTGTTTATCTATGGCTGGATTAGTGATTAATAATTTGACAGTAAATCGTGTGTCATGTCGAAAAGCTGCTGAAAAAGGTTATCTAAATGCAACAGAAATAGCTGATTATTTAGTTCAAAAAGGAATGCCTTTTCGAGAGGCTCATAATATTTCTGGTCAAATAGTGCTAAGAGCAATTCAAGAAAAAAAATCGCTTAATGATTTAGAGTTAATGATATTTCAAAAATATAGCCAATTAATTAAAAAAGATATATATAAAAATATCACTTTAGAATCCTGTTTAGAAAAAAGATCTTCTCAGGGAGGCGTAGCTCCTAGTCAAGTGTATTTGGAAATTATGAAAGCAAAGAAAAGATTAAATATTTTATAA
- a CDS encoding rhodanese-like domain-containing protein codes for MKDIIFFVKNHIFLVFIWFFFMFLTIYSITRVFFLKFKIINNTEAIELINKKKAIIIDTRSLDLFTQGHIVHSINFLLEHILLNKIETLKIYKYCPIILVISESNKYDECVSVFLKNGFSRIYVLKNGIDFWNLDNLPLVTKDK; via the coding sequence ATGAAAGACATAATATTTTTTGTAAAAAATCACATATTTTTAGTTTTTATATGGTTTTTTTTCATGTTTTTAACTATTTATTCTATTACTAGAGTTTTTTTTTTAAAATTTAAAATTATTAATAATACAGAAGCAATTGAATTAATAAATAAAAAAAAAGCTATTATTATTGACACTCGATCTTTAGATTTATTTACACAAGGTCATATTGTTCATTCAATCAATTTTTTATTAGAACATATTTTGCTAAATAAGATAGAAACGTTAAAAATATATAAATATTGTCCTATTATTTTAGTTATTAGTGAATCAAATAAGTATGACGAATGTGTCAGTGTTTTTTTAAAAAATGGATTTTCACGTATTTATGTTTTAAAAAATGGAATTGATTTTTGGAATTTAGATAATTTACCTCTTGTTACCAAAGATAAATAA
- the secB gene encoding protein-export chaperone SecB, producing MLHKNTLKQHLFEIKRVYIKDVSFECPNAPSIFDQKWKPTVQLNLNTFSNKIELNIFEITLQVRVKVKSEKNLVFLCDVHQAGIFFISQLNEIELNQCIGSYCPNILFPYARECISNLVSHASFPQLNLAPINFDDIYQKHVEYKKMNA from the coding sequence ATGTTGCATAAAAATACATTAAAACAACATTTATTTGAAATTAAACGTGTTTATATAAAAGACGTTTCTTTTGAATGTCCTAATGCTCCAAGTATTTTTGATCAAAAATGGAAGCCTACTGTACAATTAAATTTAAATACTTTTTCTAATAAAATTGAATTAAATATTTTTGAGATTACTTTGCAGGTTAGAGTAAAAGTAAAAAGTGAAAAAAATTTAGTTTTTTTATGTGATGTACATCAAGCTGGTATTTTTTTTATTTCTCAATTGAATGAAATTGAATTAAATCAGTGTATAGGATCTTATTGTCCTAACATTTTATTTCCTTATGCTCGAGAATGCATATCAAATTTAGTTTCTCATGCTAGCTTTCCTCAACTTAATCTTGCACCTATCAATTTTGATGACATTTATCAAAAACATGTGGAATATAAAAAAATGAATGCATAG
- the cysE gene encoding serine O-acetyltransferase codes for MRSKPVLEIWNKIVKESFFLKIKEPFFSNFYNKNISKHNNFSSSLSYILADKLSTSSISTAELKKIFENIYSKNMYLLHFAVKDIRAVFKRDPVVKNYLTPLLYLKGFHALESYRISHYLWKKKKYSFSLYLQSRISSVFSVDIHPAASIGSGIMIDHASGVVIGERVKIEDNVSILHSVTLGGTGKIKGKNRHPIIRKGVVIGAGAKILGHIEVGSGSKIGAGSVVLKNVPSHVTVAGIPAKILSTADDVNKYNNPKKCSSKCTEKFQYGSGI; via the coding sequence ATGCGCTCTAAACCAGTTTTGGAAATATGGAATAAAATAGTTAAAGAATCTTTTTTTTTAAAAATAAAAGAACCTTTTTTTTCAAATTTTTATAATAAAAATATATCAAAACATAATAATTTCAGTAGTTCTTTAAGTTATATATTAGCTGATAAGTTATCTACTTCCAGTATTTCTACAGCAGAATTAAAAAAAATTTTTGAAAATATATACTCAAAAAATATGTATTTATTGCATTTTGCAGTGAAAGATATTAGAGCCGTTTTTAAAAGAGATCCTGTAGTTAAAAATTATTTAACTCCTTTATTATATCTAAAAGGATTTCATGCTTTAGAATCTTATAGAATTAGTCATTATCTTTGGAAAAAAAAGAAATATTCATTTTCTTTATATCTTCAGAGTAGAATTTCTTCAGTCTTTTCAGTCGATATTCATCCAGCTGCATCTATTGGATCTGGTATAATGATAGATCATGCAAGTGGTGTGGTTATCGGAGAAAGAGTTAAAATAGAAGATAACGTTTCAATATTACATTCAGTTACTTTAGGGGGAACAGGTAAAATAAAAGGAAAAAATAGACATCCAATAATTAGAAAAGGAGTTGTTATAGGAGCAGGAGCAAAAATTTTAGGACACATTGAAGTAGGATCGGGATCTAAAATAGGAGCAGGTTCTGTTGTATTAAAAAATGTTCCTTCACATGTAACAGTGGCTGGAATTCCGGCAAAAATTTTAAGTACAGCAGATGATGTTAATAAATATAATAATCCAAAAAAGTGCAGTTCTAAATGTACAGAAAAATTTCAATATGGAAGCGGAATATAA
- the rpoD gene encoding RNA polymerase sigma factor RpoD produces the protein MDQNPQSQLKLLVTHGKEQGYLTYAEVNDHLPEEIIDSEQIDDIIQMINDMGIQVVEEAPDADDLILNEINADTDEDAVEAATQVLSSVESELGRTTDPVRMYMREMGTVELLTREGEIDIAKRIEEGINQVQSSVSEYPEAITYLLDQHDRIKTGQIKLSDIVTGFVDPNAEEIFSPSAMHIGSELLEEEQNNEDEENNQNTDEDDHKIDPELANEKFSELRKQYNNTNNTIRNKKRYHKDSLTEIYNLSEVFKQFRLVPKQFDYLVNSIRCMMERVRIQEKMIMQLCIDQCKMPKKNFIKIFKGKETDDNWLEQAQNINQPWSKKIKEVKSIISRSIQKLIQIEKETGLTIQQVKDINKRMSIGEAKARRAKKEMVEANLRLVISIAKKYTNRGLQFLDLIQEGNIGLMKAVDKFEYRRGYKFSTYATWWIRQAITRSIADQARTIRIPVHMIETINKLNRISRQMLQEIGREPTPEELSEKMLIPEDKIRKVLKIAKEPISMETPIGDDDDSHLGDFIEDTTLELPLDSATSESLRSATHDVLSGLTAREAKVLRMRFGIDMNTDHTLEEVGKQFDVTRERIRQIEAKALRKLRHPSRSEILRSFLDD, from the coding sequence ATGGATCAAAACCCACAATCTCAACTTAAACTTCTTGTCACACATGGAAAAGAGCAAGGGTATTTAACCTATGCTGAAGTCAATGATCATTTGCCTGAAGAGATTATTGATTCTGAACAAATCGATGATATCATTCAAATGATTAACGACATGGGCATTCAAGTCGTTGAAGAAGCACCTGATGCTGATGATTTGATTTTAAATGAAATAAATGCAGATACAGATGAAGATGCTGTTGAAGCAGCAACTCAAGTTCTCTCTAGTGTAGAATCAGAGCTAGGACGAACTACTGATCCTGTAAGGATGTATATGAGAGAGATGGGAACTGTTGAACTTTTGACAAGAGAAGGCGAAATTGATATAGCTAAACGCATCGAAGAAGGAATTAACCAAGTTCAATCGTCTGTGTCAGAGTATCCAGAAGCAATTACTTATCTTCTTGATCAGCATGATCGAATTAAAACAGGTCAAATAAAATTATCTGATATAGTTACAGGATTTGTTGATCCTAATGCAGAAGAAATTTTTTCTCCTTCAGCCATGCACATAGGATCTGAATTATTAGAAGAAGAACAAAATAACGAAGATGAAGAAAATAATCAAAACACAGATGAAGATGATCATAAAATCGATCCAGAATTAGCAAACGAAAAATTTTCTGAATTAAGAAAACAATACAATAATACAAATAATACGATTAGAAATAAAAAAAGATACCATAAAGATTCACTGACAGAAATTTATAATCTTTCAGAGGTTTTTAAACAATTTAGATTAGTTCCAAAACAATTTGATTATTTAGTCAATAGCATAAGATGCATGATGGAAAGAGTTAGAATACAAGAAAAAATGATTATGCAATTGTGCATTGATCAGTGTAAAATGCCAAAAAAAAATTTTATAAAAATTTTTAAAGGAAAAGAAACTGACGATAACTGGCTTGAACAAGCTCAAAATATAAATCAACCATGGTCTAAAAAGATAAAAGAAGTAAAATCAATTATATCGAGAAGCATACAAAAATTAATTCAAATAGAAAAAGAAACAGGTTTAACTATTCAACAAGTTAAAGATATTAATAAAAGAATGTCTATTGGAGAAGCTAAAGCTAGAAGAGCAAAAAAAGAAATGGTAGAGGCTAATTTAAGATTAGTAATTTCTATTGCTAAAAAATATACTAATAGAGGTTTGCAATTTTTAGATTTAATTCAAGAAGGTAACATTGGTCTAATGAAAGCAGTTGATAAATTTGAATATCGTCGAGGATATAAATTTTCAACTTATGCTACATGGTGGATTCGACAAGCAATTACGCGATCCATTGCAGATCAAGCTCGTACAATTCGGATTCCTGTTCATATGATAGAAACTATTAATAAACTTAATCGAATTTCTAGACAAATGCTTCAAGAAATAGGTCGAGAACCGACTCCTGAAGAACTTTCTGAAAAAATGCTAATTCCTGAAGACAAAATTAGAAAAGTTTTAAAAATAGCCAAAGAACCAATATCTATGGAAACCCCGATTGGAGATGATGATGATTCACATTTAGGTGATTTTATTGAAGATACTACTTTAGAATTGCCATTAGATTCAGCAACTTCTGAAAGTTTAAGATCAGCTACGCATGACGTTTTGTCTGGACTAACCGCTCGTGAAGCAAAAGTACTTCGCATGCGTTTTGGAATTGATATGAATACTGATCATACTTTAGAAGAAGTTGGAAAACAATTTGATGTTACAAGAGAAAGAATACGTCAAATAGAAGCCAAAGCACTTAGAAAATTGCGTCATCCAAGTAGATCAGAAATACTGCGCAGTTTTTTAGACGACTGA
- the dnaG gene encoding DNA primase has translation MPIKIPKHFINELLYRTDIVELIHARLILKKKGKNYQTNCPFHHDKTPSFTVSYEKQFYYCFGCKAHGNAIDFLMNYEHLNFIESIEELAASNGIEIPSKKNEYENQNYIKRKKLYFLMNEMSKLYQKNLLSTNAACNYLAHRGISKNIINFFSIGFSSFKWFDFLKKLKISKNFENELLEYNIISMNQNGSKYDSFRGRIIFPIHDRKGTIIAFGGRSIQQKVLPKYLNSPETDIFNKGRQIYGLYQVKKKFIKPEYLLIVEGYIDVITLTEYNILYAVSSLGTATTKDHIQLLFRNTDTIIYCYDGDTAGKNAAWRSLKVALPYISDKKTIKFILLPNNEDPDTIVRKEGKEKFQIRIKNALTLSNFFFKNILKNINLSSKDDKFRLSVTALPLINQISSSTIRIYLRQILARKIGILEDSQFEKFLYEMEIKNKKIKTFQIKRTPMRILIGLLVQNPNLAKITPSMEKIKNLKLKGLPIFIELLQTCINFPNLNTGQLLELYRNKKIFNVLKILARWDHMIIPEEIQNMFIDLLSNMKKKILEERQEYLISQERIKGLNIKEKQEIWLINKKLSKKLYKIYNR, from the coding sequence ATGCCCATTAAAATACCTAAACATTTTATCAATGAATTACTATATCGAACTGATATTGTTGAACTCATTCACGCTCGTCTTATATTGAAAAAAAAAGGCAAAAACTATCAAACTAATTGCCCTTTTCATCATGATAAAACTCCATCGTTTACAGTTAGTTATGAAAAACAATTTTATTATTGCTTTGGATGCAAAGCGCATGGAAATGCCATTGACTTTTTAATGAATTACGAACACTTAAATTTTATAGAAAGCATTGAAGAACTAGCTGCAAGTAATGGAATTGAAATACCTTCTAAAAAAAATGAATATGAAAATCAAAATTATATAAAAAGAAAAAAATTGTATTTTTTAATGAATGAAATGTCTAAACTATATCAAAAAAATCTTCTATCCACAAATGCTGCTTGCAATTATTTAGCTCATAGAGGAATTAGCAAAAATATAATAAATTTTTTTTCCATTGGATTCTCAAGTTTTAAATGGTTTGATTTTTTAAAAAAACTAAAAATCAGCAAAAATTTTGAAAACGAATTATTAGAGTATAATATTATTTCAATGAATCAAAATGGTTCTAAATATGATTCTTTTAGAGGGCGAATCATCTTTCCTATACATGATCGAAAAGGTACAATTATTGCTTTTGGAGGTCGCTCAATACAACAAAAAGTTTTACCAAAATATCTTAATTCTCCTGAAACCGACATTTTTAACAAAGGAAGACAAATTTATGGTTTATATCAAGTTAAAAAAAAGTTTATAAAACCAGAATATCTATTAATTGTAGAAGGTTATATTGATGTTATAACATTAACAGAATATAATATTCTCTACGCGGTATCATCATTAGGAACGGCTACTACAAAAGATCATATTCAACTTCTTTTTAGAAATACCGACACAATTATATATTGTTATGATGGCGATACCGCAGGAAAAAATGCAGCCTGGAGATCTTTAAAAGTTGCTTTACCATATATATCTGATAAAAAAACAATTAAATTTATACTACTTCCTAACAACGAAGATCCAGATACAATTGTTAGAAAAGAAGGAAAGGAAAAATTCCAAATTCGTATTAAAAATGCTTTAACTTTATCAAATTTTTTTTTTAAAAACATATTAAAAAATATAAATTTATCATCTAAAGATGATAAATTTCGATTAAGCGTTACTGCTTTGCCTTTAATCAATCAAATTTCTAGTTCCACTATAAGAATTTATCTTCGACAAATATTAGCCAGAAAAATAGGAATTTTGGAAGATAGTCAATTTGAAAAATTTTTGTACGAAATGGAAATAAAAAATAAAAAAATAAAAACATTTCAAATAAAAAGAACTCCAATGCGAATTTTAATTGGACTTCTTGTGCAAAATCCAAATTTAGCTAAAATAACTCCGTCAATGGAAAAAATAAAAAATCTAAAATTAAAAGGACTGCCTATTTTTATAGAATTACTTCAAACATGCATAAATTTTCCAAATTTAAATACAGGTCAATTATTAGAATTATACAGAAACAAAAAAATATTTAACGTTTTAAAAATTTTAGCTAGATGGGATCATATGATTATTCCAGAAGAAATTCAAAATATGTTTATAGATTTATTATCAAACATGAAAAAAAAAATTCTTGAGGAAAGACAAGAATATTTAATTTCTCAAGAACGCATCAAAGGTTTAAATATAAAAGAAAAACAGGAAATTTGGTTAATTAATAAAAAATTATCAAAAAAATTATATAAAATTTATAATCGTTAG
- the rpsU gene encoding 30S ribosomal protein S21 — MPVIKVRENEPFDVALRRFKRSCEKAGILAEIRRREFYEKPTTERKRAKASAIKRLSKKLTRENARRIRMY, encoded by the coding sequence ATGCCAGTAATAAAAGTACGTGAAAATGAACCCTTTGATGTTGCGCTTAGACGCTTTAAAAGATCTTGTGAAAAAGCTGGTATTTTGGCTGAAATTCGTCGAAGAGAATTTTATGAAAAACCAACTACAGAACGAAAAAGAGCTAAAGCTTCAGCAATTAAACGTTTGTCAAAAAAACTCACAAGAGAAAATGCAAGACGCATTCGAATGTATTAA
- the tsaD gene encoding tRNA (adenosine(37)-N6)-threonylcarbamoyltransferase complex transferase subunit TsaD, giving the protein MKVLGIETSCDDTGVSIYDSKEGLLINELKNQNKLNFNFGGIVPEIASREHMKKMVDLIEKIFIKKKFMNKIDLISYTAGPGLVSSLLVGATFACSLALSLNLPIIPVNHMEAHLLSPMLENKSIKFPFIGLLVSGKHTQLIGAHKLGKYELLGNSLDDAAGEAFDKTAKLLGLKYPGGPNLSRLACRGLRNKFHFPRPMINHASLNFSFSGLKTHAAKIINNNFLNIQDKANIARAFEDAVIDILLIKTKKALQKKKWKRLVIAGGVSANMVLRKNAEIMMKNFFNGEVFYAHPKFCTDNGAMIAYLGLLRNKESKICQSEILVKPNWSITKVSQI; this is encoded by the coding sequence ATGAAAGTATTAGGCATCGAAACTTCATGTGATGATACAGGTGTATCCATTTATGATAGCAAAGAAGGATTACTAATTAATGAGTTAAAAAATCAAAATAAATTAAATTTTAATTTTGGAGGTATTGTTCCTGAGATAGCTTCTAGAGAGCATATGAAAAAAATGGTTGATTTAATTGAAAAAATTTTTATAAAAAAGAAATTTATGAATAAAATAGATTTAATTTCGTATACCGCGGGACCTGGTTTAGTGAGCTCTTTATTAGTAGGAGCAACTTTTGCTTGTTCATTGGCATTATCTTTGAATCTTCCAATTATTCCTGTTAATCACATGGAAGCGCATTTATTATCACCAATGTTAGAAAATAAGTCAATTAAATTTCCATTTATTGGTTTATTAGTTTCTGGAAAACACACTCAACTGATTGGAGCTCATAAATTAGGAAAATATGAATTACTCGGAAATTCTTTAGATGATGCAGCAGGAGAAGCGTTTGATAAGACCGCAAAATTATTAGGATTAAAATACCCAGGAGGACCTAATCTTTCTCGTTTAGCTTGTAGAGGATTGAGAAACAAATTTCATTTTCCTCGACCTATGATAAACCATGCAAGCTTAAATTTTAGCTTTTCAGGATTGAAAACTCATGCTGCAAAAATTATTAATAATAATTTTTTAAATATCCAAGATAAAGCAAACATTGCTAGAGCTTTTGAAGATGCAGTGATTGATATTTTACTAATTAAAACTAAAAAAGCATTGCAGAAAAAAAAATGGAAACGTTTAGTGATAGCGGGTGGAGTGAGTGCTAACATGGTTTTAAGAAAAAATGCAGAAATAATGATGAAAAATTTTTTTAATGGAGAAGTATTTTATGCTCATCCAAAATTTTGCACTGATAATGGAGCAATGATTGCATATTTAGGTTTGTTACGCAATAAAGAATCCAAAATATGTCAATCAGAAATATTAGTTAAACCAAATTGGTCTATTACTAAAGTAAGTCAAATATAA
- the ribB gene encoding 3,4-dihydroxy-2-butanone-4-phosphate synthase has product MNQKLLSQFGTSRERIEKAISALQSGKGIIILDDEKRENEGDLVFSCNMTVKQMALTIRYGSGIVCLCITESKRKQLDLPMMVKKNTSAYRTGFTVTIEASSGISTGVSAQDRLTTIQAAASDHAKPSDLNRPGHVFPLRAHTGGILSRAGHTEAAIEIVSLAGFKPLGIICELTNRDGSMSRTPEIIEFSKHYQMTVVTVKDLILYIKNQ; this is encoded by the coding sequence ATGAATCAAAAACTACTATCTCAATTTGGAACTTCTAGAGAAAGAATTGAAAAAGCAATATCAGCCTTGCAGTCTGGAAAAGGAATTATTATTTTAGATGACGAAAAACGTGAAAACGAAGGTGATCTTGTTTTTTCATGCAACATGACAGTCAAACAAATGGCTTTAACTATTCGTTATGGAAGCGGTATTGTCTGTCTTTGTATAACTGAATCAAAAAGAAAACAATTAGATTTGCCTATGATGGTCAAAAAAAATACTAGCGCGTATCGAACAGGATTTACGGTAACTATAGAGGCTTCTAGTGGAATTTCTACTGGAGTTTCAGCTCAAGATAGATTAACTACTATCCAAGCAGCAGCATCAGATCATGCTAAGCCAAGTGATTTAAACAGACCAGGACATGTATTTCCTCTAAGAGCTCATACAGGAGGCATTTTATCTAGAGCAGGACATACTGAAGCTGCTATTGAAATTGTTTCCCTTGCTGGATTTAAGCCATTAGGAATAATTTGTGAATTAACTAATAGAGATGGATCTATGTCTCGAACACCTGAAATCATAGAATTTTCCAAACATTATCAAATGACAGTTGTGACTGTTAAAGATCTTATCTTATATATTAAAAATCAATAA